Proteins encoded within one genomic window of Armatimonadota bacterium:
- a CDS encoding DinB family protein, translated as MGRSATFDILRKTLDQGTREWKKFLGDVSEEQIVWQPEKGMHSIGGIFLHIIAWEAWWCEKFVAGGEMEPQTVAALGLARFFDFNGKCPSPPSESLEWYYEQMRLNRERCLLVFENVSPETKVKRGETSRSAQWVYNHLIDHDSYHGGQAVLLKSQFESLTR; from the coding sequence ATGGGAAGGTCGGCGACTTTCGATATTCTTCGAAAAACATTAGATCAGGGGACAAGGGAATGGAAGAAGTTTTTGGGAGACGTGTCGGAAGAGCAAATTGTCTGGCAACCCGAAAAAGGGATGCACTCAATCGGTGGAATTTTTCTGCACATCATTGCCTGGGAAGCTTGGTGGTGCGAGAAATTTGTTGCGGGTGGAGAAATGGAGCCGCAGACGGTTGCGGCATTAGGTCTTGCTCGATTTTTCGATTTTAACGGCAAGTGCCCGTCGCCTCCCTCGGAGTCTCTGGAGTGGTACTACGAGCAAATGCGCTTGAATCGTGAAAGGTGCCTCCTAGTGTTTGAGAACGTGTCTCCGGAGACGAAGGTCAAGCGAGGGGAGACGTCGCGCTCGGCACAGTGGGTCTACAACCACCTCATCGATCACGACTCGTATCACGGCGG